Genomic DNA from Theobroma cacao cultivar B97-61/B2 chromosome 3, Criollo_cocoa_genome_V2, whole genome shotgun sequence:
tctaaaaaaattgaaaagaaaaagaaaaacttttgagAACCAAATAGGCAAGCTTTTGGGTTACCTTCTTAAGGCACATTGCGAGCTGCGTAGGATTGGGTCGTTTGTTTTTATCTTGGTTGGCGTCTACGAGAGCTCTGGCTCGCCTGATAGCTCGCTCTTGCATTGTCATAGCCATGTCAGCGGATCTCAGCCGAACGTTCAAATTAATAGCTATCGCTGCAAGCTTCAGCTCGTTGGCTGGAGGAGGTGGAGCTCTTGCAATCGGGGGCAGGGATGAAGCGCGCTGGATTCTGCATTGCGAAGAATCTTTGGCTTTTGGCTGTCTATTTCTTCTTCCATTATCTGAGCGTTGTCTCTCCATTCACTGAACTGAAATTtgagaacaaaaagaaaaaaaggaaaaagaaaaaggttttgCTGGAATAAAAGAGCGTGCGAAGTTGGTAGCAGAAAAGGTTTCGAAGTTTGAACTTTAAGCTAACTTTGACCAGCACTGGTGCCATTTGCTCCTTTTGACTTAAAAAGAGACAAACAACAGggttttttaaattgttattttgaattttgaagcaaaataattgaaaaactaGAGAATTATAGTAGATAGAAAGATTGAAATGGTAGAGAAAAGATACGATCAGGTACAACTGCAGACTACAGATATAATAATAGGGACTAGGCCCGTAGGTAGGGATTACAAGTTTCAGGCTTTTGGAACTTTGAGAAAAGAGTCAGGCATTATTGGATCAATTATTTGTTTGTGGGGTGCCGATTGCCCATTTCTACGATTATTTACGCATTGAATTACCGTTATTGTATACAATCAGAAAAGGAGGAGCCGACCGCCACCGGCTTAGATGGAAAATGCTAACCTTCAcgtcaattttgtttaaacaTTTCCATGACGTGTAATTAATACAAGTTGTGTgagttaatatttaatatatataatatataaaaatttaaataattttttcttttttattatatctaattaattttttatattttattttaaattaaataaatatttataattaattattattaatcaatcaGTTacttattagtttattttatgaaagattaacataatattgtttgaaaggtgataaatattatatttatatatgatatttgactaaattaactattaaatataaaaatttatttacttaaaaattaaaatttaaatatttattttgatttgaaataaaaatataaaattttaattaatgataataaataaataaaaatttatttacattttttaaataaaaacaaaaactttttAAGTATTACGCCTATCTGATATTATGGAGGTGAAAGAAGAAGGGAATATTTTCTACTGTTCCAAACTGAGTAGAAAAATTATCACGCCCACGCCACCAGCTTATCCAGTCAAAATACGCCATCGTTTTAGCTTTTAAGCCTGTTGTATTCAAAATGATATTGCTCATGTcgttttgttttgatttattttagcTGAGTCTTATACGCACCTTGGGGCGCCGTTTTAGTCtacttttcattttctgtTTCAAGGTGGCTTGTCTGGTTTATATTACCGTTGAGCTGTGTTTTGGTTAGtgtgaaattttctttttcgatCCGGTTTATTAGGAAACGTTGATATTGTGAAAGTTTAAATACTGaaattagaaatgaaattgtGCTTTTTGCCAATTATTTTTCCACTGCTTTGAAtgtctcttttctcttcttcttctttgttttctccTTTTACTGTTTCCATTGAATTTCCAGAAAAGTTTAGCTTCAATTGGTTGACGTTTGATCTACTTGCGTCACTTCAGTAACCGTAACACGACTAAAATGGCAACAATAATAAAGACATCAAAGGTGAGACAGCCTACATTCTCGTTCAATGGGGTGGTTGGCAGTTGACAACAAATCATCATGGATTGTATGGGAGTacctttttataaaataaaattgcaCCATCTGTACAATGAAGCAATGAAAGTTGAAGTGACCATATCTGTATATCTAATAAAAAGCCTCACGGATCAGAGAATTAAGTAAAGCATCTCTCCAAGTGCCAACATGAGCGTATGCAAGGGAGCATGGAGGAGTTCGGGTGTGAAGGCTAGCCAATTCTACTAAGAAACAAGGCAAGAACATGAAAATAAGACCACTCCGAGACGAAAATCATTCACCAAAATGCCTTTTGTTCGATTAATGACGGATCTTACAGCGCCTGCATCTCCAAGTTGGTGCTAGTTCCGGAGGGTGGTGTTGAATCATGGTTTTCACTGGCAGAGTTCATTTCTTGAACAGGGGGAGGGTTGACAATAGTCATTGGCATGACAAAGTTGTCTGACAGACGTCCCTTCATCTCTCTATGCTCCTGGCATAAAGCACACCAGTGCATGCAGCAGTGCACCATGCATGGATCACACGGTGAGTTCTGCAGTTAACAAATGGAAGTCCGTCAACTAATGAAGTAGAATCTCTTTACTTCCAAAACCCAGGATCTTTgggaaaaattcattttcggTACAGGTATATAGATTAATAGACAcattgaaaattcaaaagtcAACTAAATTTTCAGGCATGACtttctaattaatttgcaTAAGGACCAACATATGTAATGGAGGATTTGCTTCATGCCAAAAATACACAACAGACTAAGCTGCATGTTTAATCTGGTTAGATGCAAAGAATAATCAGTACTAAATTACAAATGATAGAATTCACCAATAAGAAGTCTCAAAAGGTTCAAATTGATAGATTGAGCTTCAGgcaaactttaattttttgaatttactTCTATGGATATAAGCTAATACGTCAATCATAAACATAATGTTTAGTAGGACTTGGACCCTATTATTCTACTAATACTATATTTTGCAATAATACAAATgcttatttgattaaaatattctacCATGTGAAAGCTATACAAGCAACAAGTATTATCTGTGCAACTACTTAAGCTGGATATTCTATACTTAAAGGTTGTATTTGTTTTGCCTTATTAATAAGCGCATATGGGCAAAGTAAGCTTAGATACTACCTTGAGATGATACTTTTTCTGTAAGGATTGCCGAGCAAGACCAGTATATATGCCACACATCCACCAAGCAAACAACAAACCCTCACAAATGAGAAATGATGTCTTCGGATCAATACCATGGAAGACTGCTGTTGCAGCTGCCAATGCAATGCCACCTTCAACACAAATAGCATGACAAATGCATGGTGTAGTCCAAGGGGTATCATCTCTCAAGTTCTCAATATTACGCCCAAATAGAACACATGGACAAAACAGTCCCGTCCAGCCTGCAGAGCAAGTCAATATgctaatttaaaacacaaatGGTTTCATGAAAGAACAGTAGCATAAGGGTGGGCCATACTAAACCATTTTCTTACAGCGGCTGCCAAATAAAAGCGCTCTCCCTTTGTTTCACTTAAGAGACATGTACTAACACGTATAGAATCATTGAGTGATTAGATTTAGAAAATGACTCATCAGTTAGCTAATAGGATACTTAAAAATTTGTTCATCCGTACAAGCATGTAAGCATTCCTACACAATTAGCTACAACATAAAAGAACAATGGCAAGTCATAGATTGACAAAGCAAACACTATGACACATCAACTTACAACTTTCTGTATCTTCAGCACAGCCAAAAATTCCAGTCGTCCAAGGTTCAACAGCAGGAGGCTCAAAGTTTTCAGGTAAAGGCTGTCCACATTCATTGCACTTTCGAACATGCAACTATAAAACAATCCACCATATCAGTGAGTACATCAATGTGCATCTCCCAATAAGTAAAAAGACCTTTTTTGCACAAAATGTCATGCTATATCATTCTTCAATTCTTATAAATAAATGACCTTTTGACCAGAATGGTCAAGCTATATCCCAACATGCACAGACatctgaaaattttttttcccagATCGAAAACAACCAACAACCTTCAAATTGAGGCAGGAAGGCatcttatatttattattttttacttaagCACTTccaaattcataattttcatgATGAACAAGATCTTAATGCAAAAGACCTACACGCTAAAGGATGTTTCCTGGGCACAGAAAGGAAAACCACTATAGCATTTCacaaactttttaaaataggTCTTCCAGACAGATCTGAATGTCCCCCCAAAAAATCCTTCAAACAGCCGATAATTCGTGTGCAAATTTGCTGGACTTCAAGTAAAGCTTTAACCCAATTATCATCCTAAAAGAAATAGCTACACCACTATCCTCacatattttcaaatattatttcaacCACCGTATGGTACAATTGTAATCTTAAAGCATTcgaagaaataaataaaaaagttacaTGGTCGACCAATTTCAAATTCCACAGCAACAAATTTCTCTAAAACAATCGAATCAGAAAGAAGATACCAGATTTTTCTATAGATTAAACACTCAAAATCTcaggaaaaaaattgaaaagccgatttttttttaatagagaGAGGGAGACCTGAGGAACATCAATGGGCTGATTAAGTTCACCGGGTCTGATATCCTCCAAAGGCGCCTGATCTTTTGTCAGCTTAACGTATCTCGATTGTGCGTCCTCCATCTGATCCAAACAcccaaaatatcaaatcaaaaacatCAACCCTCCTCTCTTTTACTGCTTGGAAAATTTTtcgaggaaaaaaaaaaaccaagaagaagaaaatgctaCGGAgctgaaaagaaagaagatagATGAGTATTCAAAGTCTTACAACCTCCGTAATATACGAGATCTTCGGAGAAGTTTCCAAAGAAGACAAAATATGAAAGTTAGGGAGAATGGcaattatcaaaatttccGAAAATAGGgtacaacaaaaagaaaagcttgCAGGGTCAACCAGCTTCTCCAATTCCCCGGTCTAGTCTAATCTCTACGGTTTCCTCTATGCCACCACCGACCTAAGCTTGACCCATGGATTTTGCAAAGAAGTGGGTTTAGATCCACCGGGCAGTGCTCGACTGCCGTTTTGACACAAGACGGCAAACTTCCACGTGTCAGAAAAGTACTAACTAGCAAGATACCCGCGATATTGCTGCGATATTTATGTTTAATAtgttaaatgaaaaaaaattata
This window encodes:
- the LOC18605351 gene encoding uncharacterized protein LOC18605351 — encoded protein: MERQRSDNGRRNRQPKAKDSSQCRIQRASSLPPIARAPPPPANELKLAAIAINLNVRLRSADMAMTMQERAIRRARALVDANQDKNKRPNPTQLAMCLKKEFDALYGPAWHCIVGKSFGSFVTHASGGFLYFSVDKLCFLLFKTEVQPVVKPPTLPRLKINNA
- the LOC18605352 gene encoding cell number regulator 6: MEDAQSRYVKLTKDQAPLEDIRPGELNQPIDVPQLHVRKCNECGQPLPENFEPPAVEPWTTGIFGCAEDTESCWTGLFCPCVLFGRNIENLRDDTPWTTPCICHAICVEGGIALAAATAVFHGIDPKTSFLICEGLLFAWWMCGIYTGLARQSLQKKYHLKNSPCDPCMVHCCMHWCALCQEHREMKGRLSDNFVMPMTIVNPPPVQEMNSASENHDSTPPSGTSTNLEMQAL